From Alloacidobacterium dinghuense:
CGGATTACGGCGCCGCTTTCAAAACAGTTAGAAGATTAAGTTAAAGTATAGCTTTAGGAAGCCATCTGGTTCAGCTCGCGCTCGGCGCGTAGCCAGTCGTGTTCAGCCTGTCCATCGGTATATCCGCGCTCAGCCCAGAATTTCTGCGCGAGAGCGGCAATCTGATCGTGACTTGGGTGAATAACAATTGGCTCTGCCGCCTCAACGGTCGTCTTCTTCTTAGCAGGAGCCTTACGGGGTTTCGTCGTCTTTTCGGCTTTGGGGGTTGCCATTCCTAATGATCCTCCACGGAGATGTTCTCTAGTTCCCAGAGATATTCTCTATTTTATGATGCCGCAGCCGTGAGCGCATCCGGGAGAGGAAAATGCAGTCCGGGCATTGACTAAAAAGGTCCCCGCATCGCTATTTTTCAGTAAGTTACAGAATTGCAGTCGAGCGATATCCGAGCGAAAATTCCGCAGATGGCTGAGAAACCCAAATCCGAGCTGCCCATTGTGGCGTTCAGCAACCAAAAAGCCTGGGAGGGGTGGCTGAAGGCAAATCATCGAACCTCGTCTGGAACCTGGATGCAGTTGGCGAAAAAGGCCTCTGACACACCTTCAATCACGTATGCCGAGGCCATTGAGACCTCCCTCTGCTATGGCTGGATCGATGGGCAGAAACGGAGCCTCAACTCCGAGGCGTGGCTGCAGAAGTTCACTCCTCGCGGGCGCAAGAGTATCTGGTCAAAGATCAACCGCGAAAAAGCTCTCGCTCTCATCGAATGCGGCAAGATGAAGGCCGCCGGTATGGCAGAAGTAGAACGCGCGAAGCAAGACGGACGATGGGAGCAAGCCTATGATTCACCCGCCAGAGCCGCTGTTCCTGCGGACCTACAGGCGGCTCTGAACAAGAACCCTAAGGCAAAAGCCTTTTTCGCGACGTTGGAAGGTCGCAATCGCTACGCCATCCTCTGGCGCGTGCAAACCGCAAAAAAGGCGGAAACACGGGCCAGACGAATCACACTCTTTGTAGAAATGCTCGAACGAGGCGAGAAGATCCATCCCTGAGTCGTGTTTTCAGACCAGAACTATTCTACTTCCTGCTTCGCCCGGTACCCGTCGCGAGCAATGATGTCGTACTTCAAAGGCTTGTGCTTCTCATCCTGCATCCGCAATGGATGACCTTCATTGTCGACCAGCTCGACGCGCAGCGTCCGCTGGTGAAGATGTGTCGGCACTCGTTGTACATTGGGTTTGGCTCCCCCCTATATTTTTCGTAAATTCTTCTTTTTGCTGGTGGTTAGGGTGCGTTCTGCGCGGTCTTTTTTACCCGATTCCTGAGAGCGTGTTTATTGGGGCGATGGTGTCATCCCATG
This genomic window contains:
- a CDS encoding DUF2934 domain-containing protein gives rise to the protein MATPKAEKTTKPRKAPAKKKTTVEAAEPIVIHPSHDQIAALAQKFWAERGYTDGQAEHDWLRAERELNQMAS
- a CDS encoding YdeI/OmpD-associated family protein, whose product is MAEKPKSELPIVAFSNQKAWEGWLKANHRTSSGTWMQLAKKASDTPSITYAEAIETSLCYGWIDGQKRSLNSEAWLQKFTPRGRKSIWSKINREKALALIECGKMKAAGMAEVERAKQDGRWEQAYDSPARAAVPADLQAALNKNPKAKAFFATLEGRNRYAILWRVQTAKKAETRARRITLFVEMLERGEKIHP